In Deltaproteobacteria bacterium, a genomic segment contains:
- a CDS encoding AMP-binding protein: MNLYGLSESSGAVVLSPWESDFETTLRSIGKPIGDFRVKAVDEEGNELPTGETGELYFKGDAVVASYFRDADETADAFQDGWLKTGDMGYIDAQGYITLMGRKKEMYLQGGFNVYPVEVENLLTRHPKVMMAAGIGVPDAVLGEVGRFYIVPQPGTEPTEEEIIEYCRENLADYKVPRQIVFKAELPLTPVGKIMKSQLKEEYEKGA; this comes from the coding sequence ATGAACCTCTACGGACTTTCCGAGTCATCCGGCGCCGTGGTGCTTAGCCCCTGGGAAAGCGATTTTGAAACGACGCTGCGCAGTATCGGAAAACCCATCGGTGATTTTCGAGTCAAGGCCGTGGACGAGGAAGGCAATGAACTGCCGACAGGTGAAACCGGAGAACTGTATTTCAAGGGTGATGCCGTCGTTGCCTCCTATTTCCGTGACGCAGATGAAACCGCCGACGCGTTTCAGGACGGCTGGCTGAAAACGGGCGACATGGGATATATCGACGCACAGGGGTACATCACCCTGATGGGAAGAAAAAAAGAGATGTACCTGCAGGGCGGCTTCAATGTCTATCCCGTGGAAGTGGAAAACCTCCTGACGCGACACCCCAAGGTGATGATGGCGGCCGGCATCGGGGTGCCGGACGCGGTCCTCGGTGAAGTGGGCCGTTTTTACATCGTACCGCAGCCGGGAACCGAACCGACCGAGGAGGAAATTATCGAATACTGCAGGGAAAACCTGGCGGACTACAAGGTGCCCCGGCAGATCGTGTTCAAGGCGGAGCTTCCCTTGACGCCGGTTGGCAAAATCATGAAATCGCAGCTCAAGGAAGAATACGAAAAGGGCGCTTGA